A window of the Polaribacter sp. HaHaR_3_91 genome harbors these coding sequences:
- a CDS encoding DUF6607 family protein, which translates to MNKLLLSTLLLFLSISVNAQSKKKKDQNAIKEMCGCFEVTFNFAETFNYSKDSTYKPSKTKVDKGLEWAGLVEDSNNKISIQHLLQVGNPKDPMIIKHWRQDWLYENNDFYMYNGDNNWTFEQKSKSDIKKQWTQKVYQVDDSPRYEGSGTWVHVDGKSYWENETTAPLPRREYTKRSDYNITLRGNRHEITSYGWLHDQDNSKIIRESGKEDVVLAKEKGYNTYVKVDDSKCKAASDWWKANNNKWQLVRNKWNEVYGRNTNLSLETKVEFKELYKHLFSDETTKEKEINTIIESFVKK; encoded by the coding sequence ATGAATAAACTATTATTGAGTACACTACTACTTTTCCTTTCCATTTCTGTAAATGCACAAAGCAAGAAAAAGAAAGATCAAAATGCGATAAAAGAAATGTGTGGTTGTTTTGAAGTAACCTTCAATTTTGCTGAAACTTTTAATTATAGTAAAGACTCCACTTACAAACCTTCTAAAACTAAAGTAGATAAAGGTTTAGAATGGGCTGGTTTGGTAGAAGATAGTAATAACAAAATATCAATTCAACATTTATTACAAGTTGGTAACCCAAAAGACCCAATGATTATTAAACACTGGCGACAAGATTGGTTGTATGAAAACAACGATTTCTACATGTATAATGGTGATAATAACTGGACTTTTGAGCAAAAAAGTAAAAGCGACATAAAAAAACAATGGACACAAAAAGTATATCAAGTAGATGACAGTCCGCGTTACGAAGGTTCTGGAACTTGGGTTCATGTAGACGGAAAAAGCTATTGGGAAAACGAAACTACCGCTCCTTTACCAAGAAGAGAATACACCAAAAGAAGCGATTATAACATCACTTTAAGAGGAAACAGACATGAAATTACAAGCTACGGTTGGCTTCATGACCAAGATAACAGTAAAATTATCCGTGAATCGGGAAAAGAAGATGTTGTTTTAGCTAAAGAAAAAGGATACAATACGTACGTAAAAGTTGATGATAGCAAATGTAAAGCGGCTTCTGACTGGTGGAAAGCAAACAATAACAAATGGCAGTTAGTTAGAAATAAATGGAACGAAGTTTATGGTAGAAACACCAATTTATCTTTAGAAACTAAAGTTGAGTTTAAAGAACTTTACAAACATTTATTTTCTGATGAAACAACAAAAGAAAAAGAAATTAATACCATAATAGAATCATTTGTAAAAAAATAA
- the uvrA gene encoding excinuclease ABC subunit UvrA produces MKTDISKVNPKENIIIKGARLHNLKNIDVVIPRNKLVVITGLSGSGKSSLAFDTLYAEGQRRYVESLSSYARQFLGKLHKPKVDYIKGIAPAIAIEQKVNSTNPRSTVGTSTEIYDYIKLLYARIGRTFSPISGKEVKKDTVSDVVNFVKEFDDKTKLLLLAPITIDENRDLKTVLQVLEQQGYARLKWNDKVYRISDFPQAEFKNELLYLVVDRIVTKDDEDFYNRLADAIQTAFFEGKGICFIENLEDNKVAEFSNKFDLDGISFLEPNTHLFSFNNPYGACPTCEGYGNVIGIDEDLVIPNTGLSIMEDCIFPFKTPSYIHYKEDLIDVAYQFDIPIHKPWFQLTEEQKELVWNGNKSFNGIHHFFTVLEEKSYKIQNRVMLSRYRGKTKCTSCNGKRLRHETNFVKINEKTISDLVTLPLDELAVFFKNIKLDKYEEKIGKRLLTEINNRLLFLTDVGLSYLTINRTSNTLSGGESQRINLATSLGSSLVGSMYILDEPSIGLHPKDTERLIGVLKDLRDLGNTVVVVEHDEDIMREADYIIDIGPEAGTYGGHVVAEGNFDEILKSESLTAKYLNEELKIEVPTKRRTSRNKIQIIGARENNLKNVDVTFPLNCLSVITGVSGSGKSTLVKNILYPTMQKKLIGHGEKIGQHTEVKGDFDTLKHVEFIDQNPIGRSSRSNPVTYIKAYDDIRSLFANQKLSGIRNYKPKHFSFNVEGGRCEVCKGEGEVTIEMQFMADVHLECDVCNGKRFKKEVLEVKFDGKSIDDILNLTIDDAVAFFSENLVPKIASKLKPLQDVGLGYVQLGQSSSTLSGGEAQRIKLASFLVKGNTKDKALFIFDEPTTGLHFHDIKKLLASFNALIEKGHSIIVIEHNIELIKCADYIIDLGLEGGKNGGNLIFEGTPEKLAKNKESYTAKYLAEKLVY; encoded by the coding sequence ATGAAGACTGACATTTCTAAAGTAAATCCGAAAGAAAATATTATTATTAAAGGAGCTAGACTCCACAACCTAAAGAATATAGATGTAGTTATACCAAGAAATAAATTGGTGGTAATTACAGGTCTTTCTGGTTCTGGAAAATCTTCTTTAGCTTTTGATACGCTATATGCAGAAGGTCAAAGACGTTATGTAGAGAGTTTATCTTCTTATGCGCGTCAGTTTTTAGGAAAATTACACAAACCAAAAGTAGATTATATTAAAGGTATTGCACCAGCAATTGCCATTGAGCAAAAAGTAAACTCTACAAATCCACGTTCTACCGTAGGAACCTCTACAGAAATTTACGACTATATAAAATTATTATACGCAAGAATTGGTAGAACCTTCTCTCCTATTTCAGGAAAAGAAGTTAAAAAAGATACCGTTTCTGATGTTGTTAATTTTGTAAAAGAGTTTGATGATAAAACAAAACTGTTATTATTAGCACCTATTACAATTGATGAAAACCGTGATTTAAAAACGGTTTTACAAGTTTTAGAGCAACAAGGATATGCGCGTTTAAAATGGAATGACAAAGTATATAGAATATCAGATTTTCCGCAAGCAGAATTTAAAAATGAACTTTTATATTTAGTAGTAGATAGAATTGTAACAAAAGATGATGAAGATTTTTACAACCGATTAGCAGATGCTATTCAGACTGCTTTTTTTGAAGGAAAAGGCATTTGTTTTATAGAAAATTTAGAAGACAATAAAGTTGCTGAATTTAGCAATAAATTCGATTTAGACGGCATTTCTTTCTTAGAACCTAACACGCATTTATTTAGTTTTAACAATCCCTATGGTGCTTGCCCAACTTGTGAGGGCTATGGAAATGTAATTGGTATTGATGAAGATTTGGTCATCCCAAATACTGGTTTATCAATTATGGAAGATTGTATTTTTCCATTTAAAACACCTTCTTATATACATTATAAAGAAGACTTAATAGATGTTGCGTATCAATTTGATATTCCTATTCACAAACCTTGGTTTCAACTTACAGAAGAACAAAAAGAATTAGTTTGGAACGGAAATAAATCATTCAACGGAATTCATCATTTCTTTACCGTTTTAGAAGAAAAGAGTTATAAAATACAGAACAGAGTCATGCTTTCTCGCTACCGCGGAAAAACAAAATGTACATCGTGTAACGGAAAACGTTTAAGGCATGAAACTAATTTTGTTAAAATAAATGAAAAGACAATATCCGATCTAGTAACGCTTCCTTTAGATGAATTAGCAGTCTTTTTTAAGAACATCAAACTAGACAAATACGAAGAAAAAATAGGAAAACGTTTGTTAACGGAAATTAACAATCGTTTGTTATTTTTAACCGATGTTGGCTTGTCTTATTTAACCATTAACAGAACCTCTAATACACTTTCTGGAGGTGAAAGTCAGCGTATCAATTTAGCTACTTCATTAGGGAGTTCTTTAGTAGGTTCTATGTATATTTTAGACGAACCTAGTATTGGTTTGCATCCAAAAGATACCGAAAGATTAATTGGTGTTTTAAAAGATTTACGAGATCTTGGAAATACCGTTGTAGTCGTAGAACACGACGAAGATATTATGCGAGAAGCCGATTATATTATTGATATTGGTCCGGAAGCAGGTACTTATGGCGGACATGTAGTTGCCGAAGGAAATTTTGACGAAATCTTAAAATCAGAATCTTTAACCGCTAAATATCTAAACGAAGAATTAAAAATTGAAGTACCTACAAAACGTAGAACTTCTAGAAATAAAATACAAATTATTGGTGCTAGAGAAAACAATTTAAAAAATGTAGATGTTACATTTCCTTTAAATTGTTTATCGGTAATTACAGGCGTTTCTGGTTCCGGAAAAAGTACGTTGGTTAAAAATATTTTGTATCCAACCATGCAAAAAAAACTGATTGGTCATGGAGAAAAAATCGGTCAGCATACAGAAGTAAAAGGAGATTTTGACACTCTAAAACATGTAGAATTTATCGATCAGAATCCTATTGGACGTTCTTCTCGTTCTAATCCCGTAACGTATATAAAGGCTTATGATGACATTCGTTCACTATTTGCAAATCAGAAATTATCGGGTATTAGAAACTACAAACCAAAACACTTCTCTTTTAATGTAGAAGGCGGTCGTTGCGAGGTTTGTAAAGGTGAAGGAGAAGTTACTATCGAAATGCAATTTATGGCAGATGTGCATTTAGAATGCGATGTTTGTAACGGAAAACGCTTTAAAAAAGAAGTTTTAGAAGTAAAGTTCGATGGAAAATCGATTGATGATATTTTAAACTTAACCATCGATGATGCTGTTGCTTTTTTCTCGGAAAATTTAGTTCCTAAAATAGCGAGTAAATTAAAACCGTTGCAAGATGTAGGTTTAGGTTATGTACAATTAGGGCAGTCTTCTTCTACTCTTTCTGGTGGAGAAGCGCAACGTATAAAATTAGCGTCGTTTTTAGTTAAAGGAAACACCAAAGACAAAGCATTATTCATTTTTGATGAACCTACAACAGGTTTACATTTTCATGATATTAAAAAGTTATTGGCGTCGTTTAATGCCTTAATCGAAAAAGGGCATTCCATAATCGTCATAGAACATAATATCGAATTGATTAAATGTGCAGATTATATAATTGATTTAGGTTTAGAAGGAGGTAAAAATGGTGGAAACCTTATTTTTGAAGGAACTCCAGAAAAATTAGCTAAAAATAAGGAGTCTTATACAGCTAAATATTTGGCGGAGAAACTAGTTTATTAG
- a CDS encoding HTTM domain-containing protein produces the protein MITNLTDKQKINWVRILAILAVLIMMVYAPKLWVTTKNFPIIPLFDWLPVPTYPFDYILAGFFFAIQIVYIFQNKRWQGWTILGLYLFLALVDQNRLQPYFYQSFLTIFAIEVFNRKANPKKILYAIILIFFATYFWSGIQKLNEAFYIQWLGAINKHFSFLPQWFLVAFTYAVPWLEALMGILLLFNKTRKFGVVFILLMHGTITVLLFYLGYGYNVVPWNIQNMVSVVILFWTLKTSNAFEFFIQFFNTQKLAILVFTIMLPLANNLTGFYDNLLSFHFFTADLKYYIIYLDEELQEKLPESAQSFYRTFESKTYINVIEWSTDQNKVLFYPEDRAIEYLDTYLRSFAEDPDKEGLTELVNYNQVIKK, from the coding sequence ATGATCACAAATCTAACAGACAAACAGAAAATAAACTGGGTAAGAATCCTTGCTATTCTTGCTGTTTTAATAATGATGGTGTACGCTCCAAAATTATGGGTCACCACAAAAAACTTCCCAATAATCCCGTTATTCGATTGGTTGCCAGTACCAACATATCCGTTCGATTATATTTTAGCCGGATTCTTTTTTGCGATACAAATTGTCTACATTTTTCAGAATAAAAGATGGCAAGGTTGGACTATTCTTGGTTTATATCTCTTTTTAGCGCTCGTAGATCAAAACCGACTACAGCCCTACTTTTATCAGAGTTTTTTAACCATTTTTGCAATAGAAGTTTTCAATAGAAAAGCAAATCCAAAGAAAATATTATACGCCATTATCCTTATCTTTTTCGCTACTTATTTTTGGAGCGGAATTCAGAAATTAAATGAAGCCTTTTATATACAGTGGTTGGGTGCTATCAATAAACATTTTAGTTTTTTACCTCAATGGTTTTTAGTTGCTTTTACGTATGCTGTGCCTTGGTTAGAAGCTTTAATGGGCATTTTATTGCTCTTTAATAAAACAAGAAAATTTGGAGTCGTGTTTATTCTTTTAATGCACGGTACAATTACCGTTTTACTCTTTTATTTAGGATATGGTTACAATGTGGTGCCTTGGAATATTCAGAACATGGTAAGTGTGGTAATTCTATTCTGGACGTTAAAAACATCGAACGCCTTTGAGTTTTTTATACAGTTTTTCAATACGCAAAAATTGGCCATTTTGGTTTTTACGATTATGCTGCCGTTAGCAAACAACCTAACTGGTTTTTATGACAATCTGTTATCATTTCATTTTTTTACAGCAGATTTAAAATATTACATTATTTATCTTGATGAAGAATTGCAAGAAAAACTGCCAGAAAGCGCACAAAGTTTCTATAGAACTTTTGAAAGTAAAACTTATATAAACGTTATAGAATGGTCTACCGACCAAAACAAAGTTTTGTTTTATCCAGAAGATAGAGCCATCGAATATTTAGATACTTATCTGCGTTCTTTTGCCGAAGATCCAGATAAAGAAGGTTTAACAGAATTGGTAAATTACAACCAAGTAATTAAGAAATAA
- a CDS encoding ankyrin repeat domain-containing protein, whose protein sequence is MKRTKLIALVAILFISTVVVAQRKQQQSSNIFLDRDFWDTNPSIEIIDQKIAQGNNPSEANKGGFDGVVYAILQKAPNASIKYLLSKEGNDVNKITHDKRTYVFWAAYADNLELTAYLIKNGADLSLKDSHQSSPLTFAANAGNTNTKIYDLFIENGLDIATDTNGHGANALLLLLPSLNNLDLLDYFTSKGLALNSTDNDGNGAFNYVAKKGNKEMLNLLIKKGLPYKNLNKNGENALLLATRGGRGGYNSLAFFKYLNSLGLDANVTNKDGQNAFHFLASGNKDIATFNYFLSKNVDINHADKEGNTPLLNATGRNSLEIVTFLTEKTKDINHTNKQGNSALSVAVERNSSDVVAYLINQKANINVTDKDGNTLAYYLLNSYNERRNDNFATKKNLLVKNGLKLNQIQGGNNTLFHFALDNKNIKLLKEVNSYGIDVNAKNNEGYTALHLAAMKSKDTKIINYLLSIGADKNIKNEFEESTYDLALENELLKNTDIKFLK, encoded by the coding sequence ATGAAAAGAACTAAACTAATAGCCCTTGTTGCTATATTATTTATTAGCACAGTAGTTGTAGCACAAAGAAAACAACAGCAATCATCAAATATATTTTTAGATAGAGATTTTTGGGATACAAACCCAAGCATCGAGATTATTGATCAAAAAATAGCACAAGGTAACAACCCAAGTGAAGCCAATAAAGGTGGTTTTGATGGTGTAGTATATGCTATTTTGCAAAAAGCACCAAATGCATCCATTAAATATTTACTTTCTAAAGAAGGGAATGATGTTAACAAAATTACACACGATAAGCGAACATATGTTTTTTGGGCTGCCTATGCAGATAATTTAGAACTTACTGCTTACTTAATTAAAAACGGAGCGGATTTAAGTCTAAAAGATTCTCATCAATCTTCTCCATTAACGTTTGCTGCAAATGCAGGAAATACCAATACCAAAATCTATGATTTATTTATTGAAAATGGATTAGACATTGCAACCGACACCAACGGACACGGTGCAAACGCTTTACTTTTATTACTTCCGTCATTAAATAACTTAGATTTATTAGACTATTTTACATCAAAAGGATTGGCTTTAAACAGCACTGATAATGATGGAAACGGTGCATTTAATTATGTTGCTAAAAAAGGAAATAAAGAAATGCTAAACTTATTAATAAAGAAAGGTTTACCATACAAAAACTTAAATAAAAATGGTGAAAATGCACTTTTATTAGCAACAAGAGGTGGCCGTGGCGGTTACAATTCTTTAGCATTTTTTAAATACTTAAATAGCTTAGGTCTTGACGCAAATGTTACGAATAAAGACGGACAAAATGCATTTCATTTTTTAGCTTCTGGTAATAAAGACATTGCTACTTTTAATTATTTTTTAAGTAAAAATGTTGATATCAATCATGCTGATAAAGAAGGAAACACACCTTTATTAAACGCAACTGGTAGAAATTCTTTGGAGATTGTTACTTTTTTAACTGAAAAAACAAAGGATATTAATCACACAAACAAGCAAGGAAACTCTGCTCTTTCAGTAGCTGTAGAAAGAAACTCTAGTGATGTTGTGGCTTATCTAATTAACCAAAAAGCGAACATAAATGTAACTGACAAAGACGGAAATACTTTAGCGTACTATTTGCTTAATAGTTACAACGAAAGAAGAAATGATAATTTTGCTACAAAAAAGAACCTACTTGTTAAAAACGGATTAAAATTAAATCAAATTCAGGGTGGTAACAACACATTATTTCACTTTGCTTTAGACAATAAAAATATCAAATTATTAAAAGAAGTAAATTCTTATGGTATTGATGTAAACGCAAAAAATAACGAAGGTTATACGGCACTGCACTTAGCAGCTATGAAATCTAAAGACACTAAAATTATCAATTATTTATTAAGTATTGGTGCAGATAAAAATATAAAAAACGAATTTGAAGAATCTACTTATGATTTAGCTTTGGAAAATGAGTTATTAAAAAATACTGATATTAAATTTTTAAAATAA
- a CDS encoding TonB-dependent siderophore receptor yields the protein MFLNKEITVVLLMFSIATFSQEVKKDSTEITVLDEVVVTGQYNPQSVKKSVHNVTVIKRAQIESQAANNLADLLNFNLNLTIVPSSQTGKSTISFFGLDAQYFNILVDNIPLVSDNGLGNNIDLTQVNLDDIERIEIVEGAMGVEYGANAVSGVINIITKKSIKNKWNINASLQEETVSDEYAWFDEGRHIQAFNISHNIDKNWFARVGVNRNQFAGFFNDRQGKNYYQNDGLRGYDWLPKEQFNSTAFVQYQKENFKLFYKFEYFNELINYYDEAVRANIDTQAQTSNPSATDRVFRTHRFVNNLNLVGSLNTGANYNVSLSYQQQKRYLNEFNYYILSREKSNETDDVYQSSKVFFSKGSINNLVKSDLFNFQLGYETRFINGFDTQASGDVTQQDKTQSQSNYAFYGSAEFKFSDAFLLRPGIRYEYNSLFKSKVLASISARYLMNNGFELRGNIGTSYRTPNFEELYYYFVDSNHDVRGNENLNPENGFSAFINLKKHSYFNELSLLNTLKVSYLDVADKIDLAIVNPTPLQYQYINIDAYKLWGISSENSIKKENWTFNLGATLQGISRIATNEIHAENDFLYSFQLNTSANYNIKKWKTALTVLFKHNGNQQNYISSGVDDKGNAVFSESTTSAYNWVDASIKKSFFNDKIQATLGGRNLFDVTNVNVSNASTDGVAHASNNNSLLLGYGRSYYLKLLYNLNF from the coding sequence ATGTTTCTAAATAAAGAAATTACAGTTGTATTACTAATGTTTTCTATTGCTACTTTTAGTCAAGAAGTAAAAAAGGATTCAACAGAAATAACTGTTTTAGATGAAGTTGTGGTTACTGGGCAGTACAATCCTCAATCTGTAAAAAAATCTGTACATAATGTTACTGTTATAAAAAGAGCACAAATAGAAAGTCAGGCAGCCAATAATTTAGCCGATTTATTAAACTTTAATTTAAACTTAACAATTGTACCTAGTTCTCAAACAGGTAAGTCTACGATTTCTTTCTTCGGATTAGATGCTCAATATTTTAATATTTTGGTTGATAATATTCCTTTAGTAAGTGATAATGGACTTGGAAATAACATCGATTTAACGCAAGTAAATTTAGATGATATAGAGCGAATAGAAATTGTAGAAGGTGCAATGGGCGTAGAGTATGGCGCAAATGCGGTATCTGGAGTGATCAATATTATTACTAAAAAATCGATAAAAAATAAGTGGAATATTAATGCTTCTTTACAAGAAGAAACGGTAAGTGATGAATATGCTTGGTTTGATGAAGGAAGGCATATACAAGCATTTAATATATCTCATAATATAGATAAGAATTGGTTTGCTAGAGTTGGTGTAAACCGCAATCAGTTTGCAGGCTTTTTTAATGATAGACAAGGAAAAAACTATTATCAAAATGATGGTTTAAGAGGATATGATTGGTTACCAAAAGAACAATTTAATTCAACTGCTTTTGTACAATATCAAAAAGAAAATTTTAAGCTGTTTTACAAATTTGAATACTTTAATGAGCTAATAAATTATTATGATGAAGCGGTTAGAGCAAATATAGATACACAGGCGCAAACGAGTAATCCGTCTGCAACGGATAGAGTTTTTAGAACGCATCGGTTTGTAAACAACTTAAATCTTGTAGGGAGTTTAAACACAGGCGCTAATTACAATGTTTCACTTTCTTACCAGCAACAAAAACGTTATTTAAACGAGTTTAACTACTACATTTTAAGTAGAGAAAAAAGTAATGAAACGGATGATGTATATCAATCTAGTAAAGTTTTCTTTTCTAAAGGAAGTATTAACAACCTTGTTAAGAGTGATTTATTTAATTTTCAATTAGGATACGAAACAAGGTTTATCAATGGTTTTGATACACAAGCTTCTGGCGATGTTACACAACAAGATAAGACGCAATCTCAGAGTAATTATGCTTTTTATGGTTCTGCCGAATTTAAGTTTTCTGATGCATTTTTACTAAGACCTGGAATACGTTATGAATATAATTCTTTATTTAAGTCTAAAGTATTAGCGTCTATTAGTGCTCGTTATTTAATGAATAATGGTTTTGAGTTGCGTGGTAACATTGGTACATCTTACAGAACGCCAAATTTTGAAGAGTTGTACTATTACTTTGTAGATTCTAACCATGATGTGCGAGGAAATGAAAACCTAAATCCAGAAAATGGCTTTTCGGCGTTTATCAACCTAAAAAAACACAGTTACTTTAATGAGTTGTCTTTATTAAATACTTTAAAAGTTAGTTATTTAGATGTTGCCGATAAAATAGATTTGGCTATTGTAAATCCTACTCCTTTACAATATCAATACATTAATATTGATGCTTATAAGTTATGGGGAATCTCTTCTGAAAATAGTATTAAAAAAGAGAATTGGACTTTTAATTTAGGTGCTACTTTACAAGGTATTTCTAGAATTGCTACCAATGAAATACATGCAGAAAACGACTTTTTATATTCTTTTCAATTAAATACAAGTGCCAATTATAACATCAAAAAATGGAAAACAGCACTTACTGTATTGTTTAAACACAATGGTAATCAGCAAAATTATATTTCATCTGGTGTAGATGATAAAGGGAATGCTGTATTTTCTGAATCTACCACAAGCGCTTATAATTGGGTAGATGCTTCTATCAAAAAATCATTCTTTAATGATAAAATTCAAGCCACTTTAGGCGGTAGAAACTTATTTGATGTTACTAACGTAAATGTTAGTAATGCAAGCACAGACGGAGTAGCACATGCTTCTAACAACAATTCTTTGTTATTGGGCTACGGACGTTCTTATTACTTAAAGCTATTATATAACCTTAATTTTTAA
- a CDS encoding HmuY family protein, whose product MTNKFLTFILCAAVFSFTSCDSEDAPIAPIVVVIDGAAISPEVGGPNEPNQVYVDLSTNTTTVVKRDSWDLGFYSGSEFRVSLNGSISMATAELSTTNIDAVKSSDQEVIDLQPLVRTNTYTDESVPFVDAPNGDILETAISEISDTDSENKVYLVNLGYEVDTTSPATGSYSANGEARGWKKIRILKDANNYILQYADLDATTHKEITISKKEAYHFTFFSFNTENEVSVEPLKNEWDLNFTIFTNLIPTAGPYVYPDYVTNNIKSDAKVYMLDTEEDGFTYEDFSITDVEATKFTTDQRSIGSSWRNGGGPGSLPSLKDNVFYVVNDTDGNLYKLKFLALTNEAGERGYPEFVYSLLQ is encoded by the coding sequence ATGACAAACAAATTTTTAACTTTTATTTTATGTGCAGCTGTATTTTCTTTTACAAGTTGTGACTCTGAAGATGCACCAATAGCACCAATAGTTGTAGTTATAGACGGAGCAGCTATTTCACCTGAAGTTGGTGGACCAAATGAACCAAATCAAGTATATGTAGACTTAAGTACAAATACAACTACTGTTGTAAAAAGAGATTCTTGGGATTTAGGTTTCTATTCAGGATCAGAATTTAGAGTTAGCTTAAATGGATCAATTTCTATGGCAACCGCTGAACTATCTACAACAAATATTGATGCTGTTAAATCTTCCGATCAAGAAGTAATCGATTTACAACCATTGGTAAGAACAAATACGTATACAGATGAAAGTGTTCCTTTTGTTGATGCTCCAAATGGAGATATTCTTGAAACTGCGATTTCTGAAATTTCTGATACGGATTCTGAGAACAAAGTATATTTAGTAAATCTTGGGTATGAAGTAGATACAACTTCACCTGCAACAGGTAGCTATTCGGCAAATGGAGAAGCTAGAGGTTGGAAAAAAATTAGAATCTTGAAAGATGCTAACAATTATATCTTACAGTATGCTGATTTAGATGCTACTACACACAAAGAAATTACTATCTCTAAAAAAGAAGCATATCATTTTACTTTTTTTAGTTTTAATACTGAAAATGAAGTTAGTGTAGAACCTTTAAAAAACGAATGGGATTTAAATTTTACAATTTTCACAAACTTAATTCCTACTGCAGGACCTTATGTATATCCAGATTATGTAACAAATAATATAAAATCAGATGCCAAAGTTTATATGCTAGATACAGAAGAAGATGGGTTTACTTATGAAGATTTTTCTATTACCGATGTAGAGGCTACAAAATTTACTACAGACCAAAGAAGTATTGGTAGTAGTTGGAGAAATGGAGGAGGACCAGGTAGTTTACCTTCTTTAAAAGACAATGTGTTTTATGTTGTTAATGATACTGATGGTAATTTATATAAATTAAAATTTTTAGCACTAACTAATGAAGCAGGAGAGCGTGGATATCCTGAATTTGTATATAGTTTATTACAATAA